A region of Vitis riparia cultivar Riparia Gloire de Montpellier isolate 1030 chromosome 1, EGFV_Vit.rip_1.0, whole genome shotgun sequence DNA encodes the following proteins:
- the LOC117915930 gene encoding sulfiredoxin, chloroplastic/mitochondrial isoform X3 codes for MGSFVVQFPSKLRNFTVWASPNNGVPFDSPQSRGPVILELPLDKIRRPLLRTRSNDPEKVKELMESIREIGLQVPIDVLEVDGAYYGFSGCHRYEAHQRLGLPTIRCKVRRGTKETLRHHLR; via the exons atgggGAGCTTTGTGGTGCAGTTCCCCAGCAAATTGAGGAACTTCACAGTTTGGGCTTCACCCAACAATG GGGTCCCATTCGATTCTCCACAGTCCAGAGGGCCAGTGATTTTGGAACTCCCACTCGATAAGATTCGGAGACCACTGCTGCGTACCAGATCCAATGATccagaaaaagtgaaggaactCATGGAAAGTATCAGAGAAATTGGCCTCCAAGTACCG ATTGATGTGCTTGAGGTTGATGGAGCTTACTATG GTTTTTCCGGTTGTCATCGGTACGAAGCACACCAGCGCCTAGGGCTCCCAACAATTCGTTGCAAAGTTCGACGTGGAACGAAAGAGACATTGAG GCACCACCTCCGCTGA
- the LOC117915930 gene encoding sulfiredoxin, chloroplastic/mitochondrial isoform X2, which translates to MGSFVVQFPSKLRNFTVWASPNNGVPFDSPQSRGPVILELPLDKIRRPLLRTRSNDPEKVKELMESIREIGLQVPIDVLEVDGAYYDCRFFRLSSVRSTPAPRAPNNSLQSSTWNERDIEAPPPLSGRRLLL; encoded by the exons atgggGAGCTTTGTGGTGCAGTTCCCCAGCAAATTGAGGAACTTCACAGTTTGGGCTTCACCCAACAATG GGGTCCCATTCGATTCTCCACAGTCCAGAGGGCCAGTGATTTTGGAACTCCCACTCGATAAGATTCGGAGACCACTGCTGCGTACCAGATCCAATGATccagaaaaagtgaaggaactCATGGAAAGTATCAGAGAAATTGGCCTCCAAGTACCG ATTGATGTGCTTGAGGTTGATGGAGCTTACTATG ACTGCAGGTTTTTCCGGTTGTCATCGGTACGAAGCACACCAGCGCCTAGGGCTCCCAACAATTCGTTGCAAAGTTCGACGTGGAACGAAAGAGACATTGAG GCACCACCTCCGCTGAGTGGTAGAAGGCTGTTGCTTTGA
- the LOC117915930 gene encoding sulfiredoxin, chloroplastic/mitochondrial isoform X1, which yields MGSFVVQFPSKLRNFTVWASPNNGKISTLIHSFIQSHICFTFSSVSMGFLGGFHFSGVPFDSPQSRGPVILELPLDKIRRPLLRTRSNDPEKVKELMESIREIGLQVPIDVLEVDGAYYGFSGCHRYEAHQRLGLPTIRCKVRRGTKETLRHHLR from the exons atgggGAGCTTTGTGGTGCAGTTCCCCAGCAAATTGAGGAACTTCACAGTTTGGGCTTCACCCAACAATGGTAAAATCTCCACTTTGATTCATTCCTTCATCCAATCACACATCTGCTTTACTTTCAGTTCTGTTTCAATGGGGTTTTTGGGTGGTTTTCATTTTTCAGGGGTCCCATTCGATTCTCCACAGTCCAGAGGGCCAGTGATTTTGGAACTCCCACTCGATAAGATTCGGAGACCACTGCTGCGTACCAGATCCAATGATccagaaaaagtgaaggaactCATGGAAAGTATCAGAGAAATTGGCCTCCAAGTACCG ATTGATGTGCTTGAGGTTGATGGAGCTTACTATG GTTTTTCCGGTTGTCATCGGTACGAAGCACACCAGCGCCTAGGGCTCCCAACAATTCGTTGCAAAGTTCGACGTGGAACGAAAGAGACATTGAG GCACCACCTCCGCTGA
- the LOC117915925 gene encoding 14 kDa zinc-binding protein, whose protein sequence is MVFLFSGRMIFSVGLGASASKSMAAMTSSFSIMRYTASTTTRAVRVLGTAKPSASIVNFRRSLCRISATNNEEASAKAAAANADSGAPTIFDKIIAKEIPSTIVYEDEKVLAFRDVNPQAPVHVLVIPKLRDGLTQLGKAEVRHEQILGQLLYAARLVAEKEGILDGFRVVINSGPDACQSVYHLHLHVLGGRQMKWPPG, encoded by the exons atggtttttcttttctctggAAGAATGATTTTTTCTGTTGGTTTGGGTGCTTCTGCTTCCAAATCCATGGCTGCGATGACCTCCTCCTTTTCTATAATGAG GTACACTGCATCAACAACAACAAGGGCTGTTAGGGTTTTGGGGACTGCAAAACCCTCGGCCTCAATTGTCAATTTCAGGAG aTCCCTGTGTCGGATTAGTGCTACAAACAATGAAGAGGCTTCTGCCAAAGCTGCTGCAGCCAATGCCGACAGTGGAGCTCCAACCAT ATTTGACAAGATTATAGCTAAGGAGATTCCTTCAACCATTGTGTATGAGGATGAAAAAGTTCTAGCATTTCGGGACGTCAACCCACAAGCTCCAGTTCATGTTTTAGTCATTCCAAAGTTAAGAGATGGATTGACACAGCTTGGAAAG GCTGAAGTAAGACATGAACAGATACTGGGTCAACTTCTCTATGCAGCCAGATTAGTGGCAGAGAAAGAAGGTATTCTTGATGGGTTTCGTGTAGTCATCAATAGTGGTCCGGATGCCT GTCAATCTGTGTATCATCTCCACTTGCATGTACTAGGTGGGAGACAGATGAAATGGCCGCCTGGTTGA